The window TGAGACTGGAGCCAATAATATATAGCTACTCGTAATAATTAGATACTTTGTTTTAAAATTATAGTTTTTAGGGATTTTTTCGTATGAAGATACTCGTTACTGGTGGAGCTGGATTTATTGGCTCAAATTTCGTGCGCTGGTTGTTAGACGGAGAGGGGAAGGATTTTGGAAGTCACTCTGTAGTAGTTCTCGATGCTCTGACCTATGCTGGTAATTTGGCTAATTTGGACGGATTGGAGCATCGCTCGGATTATAGGTTTTTTAAGGGAGACATAAGGGACCGAGAACTAGTTAGCCGCATTGTGTCGGAGCAGAAGATTGATGCGGTTGTAAATTTCGCAGCTGAATCGCACGTCGATCGCTCGATTGTAGATTCTTTGTCTTTTGTGCGAACTAACGTCGAGGGTACGCAAGTCCTCCTCGATGTAGCTAGAGAGCTTGGGGTTAGTCGATTTCTACAGGTGTCTACCGATGAAGTTTACGGGTCTTTGGGTCCGGAAGGGCGCTTCGTTGAAACTACTCCACTTCACCCCAATAGCCCGTATTCGGCGTCCAAGGCTGCTGCTGATTTGTTGGTGTTAGCGAGCTATTCAACATTTGGTTTGCCGGTCTTGGTTTCGCGCTGCTCTAATAATTATGGTTCATTTCAGTTTCCGGAAAAGCT is drawn from Deltaproteobacteria bacterium and contains these coding sequences:
- the rfbB gene encoding dTDP-glucose 4,6-dehydratase, with the protein product MKILVTGGAGFIGSNFVRWLLDGEGKDFGSHSVVVLDALTYAGNLANLDGLEHRSDYRFFKGDIRDRELVSRIVSEQKIDAVVNFAAESHVDRSIVDSLSFVRTNVEGTQVLLDVARELGVSRFLQVSTDEVYGSLGPEGRFVETTPLHPNSPYSASKAAADLLVLASYSTFGLPVLVSRCSNNYGSFQFPEKLIPLFITNALNDEPLPLYGDGKNVRSWLHVDDHSRALMLILERGRVGEIYNVGGACESEVENAFVTTEILRILDKPPTLVRYVEDRLGHDRRYAVDYSKIKAELGWEPRIDFKSGLLKTVSWYIENQHWWKAVKSGEYKDFYARYYGQRLDTCAVGE